Proteins from one Penicillium digitatum chromosome 2, complete sequence genomic window:
- a CDS encoding Telomere silencing protein Zds1, putative — protein MQASTSAHEAGGHATRRGHAAHLSISDPSHHVTEAIGHMYDDYDRNDPRRLSYITSSLNESITTIPLAAEGSESSLSPSSPLHPSSTGVQAKQTHGNQRPPLVANRSFDLESDPGNADSSRLPSDTATSSFPLNDIDYESNPAAVAQELNNLAAIRRMSMDVAAAGDPDLPGFAPPSPSADENDASRLFWVPARLHPELAPKEFKSFLDSKADQIKRRSSDYSTPGSERQGSGSGLNRKRSMLSRQIDSPSGYTDGADRLERQRSQSTRRAGMLSPNLQQLESLVDDSNTVDKELLVHGMHNIDIAGNEDMPILPPAPLGNSLRRSTRTQYKKAGSLKKGEKLPYSKRIGRGTSEPGGSDTGKPVFISQDPTISGLTGVSTDPSPKPSSHGPAYSPSSPVSSTFDSIIDQPEAEQEGLPTSGGQPDATFDQSDSGDTINPRKWHSRVSSNGRSTSNAAPGDPKIPAIIETPPTTEPNRVPSPPSQGKVSPDHAAASTPSSKPTPSHDLAPKRPKNPRQPPHEPESSPNDLANNPQMIPKNSNRTDSLPPIPTISEERKPEERKSETKKPKDKKDSDGSRKSSWHWLLGSEEKDKKKDKDNDSKKIKSKIVDKSHDNTRLDVLQSSNESTSRGREGLVVDRLDPKLEEERRKDGVRRASGDSKKEKDGIFSSIFGGGRKKHSVEGHHRKHSSRNLSPDPPMRVLRADVDYPWSRFSILEERAIYRMAHIKLANPRRALHSQVLLSNFMYSYLAMVQQMHPQMSVASSGSSQRSSKSRDQQAEYVQYQRYQQSQEQQHYGESAYDDSSMYDYDDDPHDRHGSHSRSGKQGYENGQAYGPGHQPPEHSSFGDDIQLDDDDDDDMW, from the exons ATGCAG GCTTCCACGAGTGCCCACGAGGCAGGCGGACACGCGACGCGGAGAGGTCATGCCGCCCATCTATCGATTAGTGATCCAAGCCACCATGTGACGGAAGCCATCGGACACATGTACGACGACTACGATCGTAATGATCCGAGACGCTTGAGTTATATAACCTCCTCTCTCAACGAGTCAATAACAACCATCCCGCTCGCCGCCGAAGGATCTGAATCCTCTCTTTCTCCGTCCTCGCCACTGCATCCATCCTCGACAGGCGTCCAAGCGAAGCAGACACATGGAAACCAGCGGCCGCCGCTTGTTGCAAATCGGTCGTTTGACTTGGAAAGTGATCCGGGTAATGCCGATAGCTCTCGACTGCCATCGGACACTGCAACgtcctcttttcctctcAATGATATCGACTACGAATCGAACCCTGCAGCTGTCGCTCAGGAATTGAACAATCTCGCCGCGATTCGGCGCATGTCGATGGATGTGGCAGCCGCCGGTGACCCTGACCTCCCAGGCTTCGCACCACCCTCGCCCTCGGCCGACGAAAATGACGCCTCCCGGTTATTTTGGGTTCCTGCGCGACTGCACCCTGAACTGGCACCGAAAGAATTCAAGTCGTTTCTCGATAGCAAAGCCGACCAAATCAAGCGCAGATCCAGTGACTATTCGACTCCGGGTTCCGAACGTCAGGGGTCGGGGAGTGGTCTTAATCGCAAACGATCGATGTTATCGAGACAAATCGACAGTCCATCGGGTTATACAGATGGCGCGGATCGGTTGGAACGTCAACGCTCCCAATCAACTAGGCGAGCTGGCATGTTAAGTCCCAACCTGCAACAGTTGGAGAGCTTGGTTGATGATTCGAACACGGTGGACAAAGAACTACTTGTGCACGGCATGCATAACATCGACATCGCAGGAAACGAGGACATGCCGATACTGCCACCCGCACCTCTGGGAAACAGCCTACGCCGGTCAACGCGGACACAATATAAGAAAGCTGGTAGTTTGAAAAAGGGTGAAAAGTTGCCCTATTCTAAACGAATTGGACGGGGGACATCTGAACCCGGAGGGAGTGATACAGGAAAACCGGTTTTTATATCTCAGGATCCTACAATTTCGGGGCTCACTGGTGTTTCGACTGATCCTTCCCCTAAACCGTCATCTCATGGCCCAGCTTACTCCCCAAGTTCACCCGTGAGTTCGACTTTCGATTCAATCATCGATCAGCCTGAGGCCGAGCAGGAAGGCTTGCCCACCTCTGGTGGGCAACCGGATGCAACTTTTGATCAATCCGATTCAGGAGACACGATTAATCCACGGAAATGGCACTCTCGTGTCAGCTCGAATGGCCGATCTACCTCGAATGCAGCCCCAGGTGACCCGAAGATTCCTGCAATAATTGAAACACCTCCCACCACTGAACCCAACCGCGTACCCAGTCCGCCTTCGCAGGGTAAAGTGTCACCAGATCATGCCGCGGCATCTACACCGTCGTCAAAACCCACGCCTTCGCATGACCTGGCACCAAAACGTCCCAAGAATCCTCGCCAGCCTCCTCACGAACCTGAATCCTCACCCAATGACTTAGCCAATAACCCTCAGATGATACCTAAAAACAGTAACCGCACCGACAGTCTTCCACCCATCCCTACCATTTCAGAAGAACGCAAACCTGAAGAACGAAAATCTGAGACCAAGAAACcaaaagacaaaaaggaCTCCGATGGTAGTCGCAAGTCTAGTTGGCACTGGTTGCTGGGCagcgaagaaaaagacaagaagaaggacaagGATAACGACTCGAAAAAGATTAAGTCAAAGATTGTCGACAAATCCCATGACAACACACGTCTAGACGTTTTACAATCATCTAATGAGAGCACTTCGCGGGGACGTGAAGGTCTTGTTGTGGACCGCCTTGATCCGAAGctcgaagaagaacgacGCAAAGACGGCGTCAGGAGGGCATCGGGAGActcaaagaaagaaaaggatgGCATTTTCTCTTCGATTTTTGGCGGTGGACGAAAGAAGCACAGTGTTGAAGGCCACCACCGAAAACACTCATCACGAAACCTTTCTCCTGATCCCCCAATGCGAGTACTTCGCGCCGACGTTGATTATCCATGGTCTCGCTTCTCAATTTTGGAGGAGCGAGCTATTTACCGGATGGCCCACATCAAGCTTGCGAACCCCCGAAGAGCTCTGCATTCTCAAGTATTGCTGAGCAACTTCATGTACTCATACCTAGCCATGGTACAGCAGATGCACCCGCAGATGTCGGTTGCTTCATCTGGATCATCCCAGAGATCATCGAAATCAAGGGATCAGCAAGCTGAGTATGTGCAATATCAGCGGTACCAACAG TCTCAAGAGCAACAACACTATGGAGAAAGTGCCTATGACGATTCTTCCATGTACGACTATGATGACGATCCGCATGATCGCCATGGTAGCCATTCGAGGAGCGGCAAGCAGGGCTACGAAAATGGCCAAGCTTACGGCCCCGGCCACCAGCCGCCCGAACATTCGTCCTTTGGCGACGACATCCAACtcgatgacgacgatgacgatgatatGTGGTAA
- a CDS encoding phenylacetyl-CoA ligase, with protein MAALSARRNSEYHSYLGALRPLKAGDARPPPPPVDELIGQSYPIGYLQQRHDLETCRCRTIFTCPTSLPFVLSLAYECGIPSSGVYLLGNASLPQIGNDKQFLLSDQQLIAYGTLLEPIRTKEWQPVQGRWQVAFLSSANALWADY; from the exons ATGGCTGCCCTGTCAGCTAGGAGAAATTCCGAATACCATTCATATTTGGGGGCTTTGCGCCCACTCAAGGCCGGCGATGCACGCCCACCTCCTCCCCCGGTGGATGAACTCATTGGCCAGTCTTACCCCATTGGCTATCTCCAGCAAAG ACATGATCTGGAGACCTGCCGTTGTCGCACCATATTCACTTGCCCCACCTCACTTCCCTTTGTCTTGAGCTTAGCGTACGAATGCGGTATCCCGTCCAGCGGGGTCTACTTGCTAGGAAACGCTTCTCTACCCCAGATAGGCAACGACAAGCAGTTCTTGCTCTCGGATCAGCAGCTGATCGCCTATGGTACCCTACTCGAGCCCATTCGGACAAAAGAATGGCAGCCCGTGCAGGGCCGATGGCAGGTAGCATTCCTCTCGTCGGCGAATGCATTATGGGCCGATTACTAA
- a CDS encoding Smr protein/MutS2 C-terminal — MGDCGDELLKELESTYCPPIDPALFVAIVSDFDLAIPTQVKQLRETLDVLNASAVEQENLPFDPTGTTNLRNSDVSGSLIGGSSDDATSDFTSWPSLENHERDNSNSTSTSREAERLKSSKLAYTFLGMTTADKAQNLISMFPTIPRLEAERILEDCHDNLSRSMDVLLNLAFIEETQIARDTPQETPKEVAKDVQTSISKSIDGFQAKENQNGGGKNSRKRKKQKQRRVDLVSQAMNNTTNRWEAGKKDIEFLSTRASALQREKIASTYHENSMSLCATIRVLAQAHAPKDIHEIEDDPRLVTQVGELSHKYPEINPMTLSGLIQIANNEIPAADDLADTLARRPDLTSVSNIISFVSSPVALDNEEEEENVAPIQQTESTSDFMDFNEAAAAANSHFAARSAALAQAAQAARRARSNPLYGGASAYYRDVGNEQRQLAMRHLATASDRLVARQSSQYDLDLHGVTVANAIRIARERVQAWWDGLGDQKYVRGGGQSSHGGFNIVCGVGHHSLDRKSHIGPAVWNMLLKEGWRVELNRGSMLVTGVNRR, encoded by the exons ATGGGGGACTGTGGTGATGAGCTCCTTAAG GAGCTTGAAAGCACCTACTGTCCACCAATTGACCCTGCCTTGTTCGTTGCGATCGTATCAGACTTTGACCTGGCGATCCCCACTCAGGTCAAACAGTTGCGCGAAACTCTGGACGTGTTAAACGCATCCGCCGTTGAGCAAGAAAACTTGCCATTTGATCCCACAGGTACAACCAACCTTCGAAACTCCGACGTCTCAGGCTCTTTGATTGGCGGATCGTCTGACGATGCAACCTCGGATTTTACAAGCTGGCCATCGCTTGAAAATCATGAACGAGATAATAGCAACTCTACTAGCACCAGCAGGGAAGCTGAAAGGCTCAAAAGCTCTAAGCTTGCATACACCTTTCTGGGTATGACGACTGCTGACAAGGCACAGAACTTGATTAGCATGTTCCCGACTATTCCTCGTCTGGAAGCTGAGCGCATCCTCGAAGATTGCCATGACAATCTCAGTCGCTCGATGGATGTATTGCTCAATCTTGCTTTCATCGAAGAGACACAAATCGCCAGAGATACTCCCCAAGAAACCCCCAAAGAGGTTGCTAAAGACGTTCAAACCTCCATCTCCAAGTCAATTGATGGTTTCCAGGCCAAAGAGAACCAGAACGGCGGCGGCAAAAACTCccgaaagaggaaaaagcaGAAACAACGTCGTGTCGACCTGGTCTCTCAGGCTATGAATAACACAACAAATAGGTGGGAGGCAGGAAAGAAGGACATCGAATTTCTTTCCACGCGGGCCTCCGCTTTACAGAGGGAGAAAATTGCGTCGACTTATCACGAAAATTCAATGTCGCTCTGTGCAACAATAAGAGTCTTGGCACAGGCTCATGCACCTAAGGACATTCATGAGATTGAAGACGATCCTAGACTAGTCACGCAAGTAGGGGAGCTCAGTCACAAGTACCCCGAAATAAATCCTATGACCTTAAGTGGCTTGATTCAAATTGCAAACAATGAAATACCAGCCGCAGATGACTTGGCTGACACATTGGCCCGCCGCCCTGATCTGACTTCTGTTTCAAATATCATCAGTTTCGTGTCGTCTCCGGTTGCTCTCGacaacgaagaagaagaagagaatgtGGCACCAATTCAGCAGACAGAGAGTACTTCAGATTTCATGGATTTCAACGAAGCGGCTGCGGCTGCCAACTCTCACTTCGCAGCCCGATCAGCTGCCCTTGCCCAGGCCGCCCAGGCCGCCCGCCGCGCACGCTCCAACCCCCTCTACGGCGGCGCCTCTGCCTATTACCGGGACGTCGGAAACGAACAACGTCAGCTTGCAATGCGGCATTTGGCCACAGCTTCTGACCGGCTAGTGGCCCGCCAGTCGTCCCAATATGACCTAGATCTGCATGGTGTTACGGTCGCCAACGCAATCAGAATCGCCCGCGAGAGGGTCCAGGCGTGGTGGGACGGACTGGGGGATCAGAAGTATGTTCGCGGCGGTGGACAGAGCTCCCACGGCGGGTTCAACATTGTGTGTGGCGTTGGTCACCATTCCCTCGACCGCAAGTCACATATTGGACCCGCCGTGTGGAACATGTTGTTGAAGGAGGGGTGGCGTGTGGAGCTCAATCGGGGCTCCATGTTAGTAACTGGTGTGAATCGCCGTTGA
- a CDS encoding Mss4-like translates to MRSQLSSKILSPLRQQTFPIRFPPTFCSRFLSSTRKPSHSKTSTQALRAATAIPFFGAFFSSNRIPEQSTDAMSPPNQRSEDEWRAVLNPEQFRILREKGTERPGTGEYDTHYPSKGVYNCAGCDAPLYTADHKFKSGCGWPAYFDSIPGAVTRHVDNTFGMKRTEIVCTNCGGHLGHVFEGEGYQTPTDERHCVNSVSLRFAEDVNAAKDSQAKA, encoded by the exons ATGCGATCCCAACTATCAAGCAAAATTCTTTCGCCCCTCAGACAACAAACCTTCCCTATCCGATTTCCACCGACATTTTGCTCCCGATTTTTGTCCTCAACGCGCAAGCCTTCCCACTCCAAGACAAGCACCCAGGCTCTTAGAGCTGCAACGGCCATTCCGTTTTTCGGTGCCTTCTTCAGCTCTAACCGTATCCCCGAGCAATCAACTGACGCCATGTCTCCCCCAAACCAGAGAAGCGAAGATGAGTGGAGGGCTGTTTTGAACCCAG AGCAGTTCCGAATTCTCCGTGAAAAGGGCACTGAGCGCCCTGGCACCGGTGAATATGATACCCACTACCCATCAAAAGGCGTCTACAACTGCGCTGGTTGTGATGCACCGCTTTACACTGCTGACCACAAGTTCAAATCTGGCTGTGGATGGCCGGCCTACTTTGATTCAATTCCTGGTGCTGTGACTAGACATGTCGATAATACGTTTGGCATGAAGCGGACAGAGATCGTATGCACCAACTGTGGGGGTCACCTCGGCCATGTGTTCGAGGGTGAAGGGTATCAGACTCCCACAGACGAGCGTCACTGTGTGAATAGTGTCAGTCTGCGTTTTGCAGAGGATGTCAACGCTGCTAAGGATTCtcaagcgaaagcttga
- a CDS encoding Stromal membrane-associated protein: protein MSRRPTPGQAAKNSQTIKTLLKLEHNKICADCKRNKHPRWASWNLGVFVCIRCSGIHRGMGTHISRVKSVDLDAWTDEQLQSVVRWGNGRANKYWEAKLAPGHVPSDAKIENFIRTKYESKRWVMDGEMPDPSALDDSDDGDDDVPLAVVQEKAKIERSASKRVTTANQPPVHRQQASIDLFGDEISPPNRPSTTEPPPRAPPRQAQPAPVKTHKPNDSLLGLDFFGSTQPSTGSRPSSTASTPAAPAGMSRPDLKQSILSLYSKPQPTQLVQHQRVNSFGDMASPPAPSASSHMGGLTDAFSGLSFPTTTSPPLPKPAEKSTAFSNLSSFGGAKSTPAAPKITSPSGSAGGGFFDNFTSPNLSAPRSQSRTTSVSSTGQDFGFGGFTSPAVKPNPPSSSLSNDLFGFSSPRPASTSTISPPKSTATSQQEMTSAFNISAPPMQPSAPLKAPVTSAANAAAASMMSGSLDPWGGNAWSTPDPASSPGPAAFSPASMMKVPDTLTPNDVGHGWGAPSASSKPAPAVAADEDFGGWTSAAPVSNTTNSTKSGGFGGSDDLFSNVWE from the exons ATGTCTCGACGCCCTACTCCAGGTCAAGCTGCCAAAAACTCGCAGACTATCAAGACTCTGCTGAAACTTGAGCACAACAAGATATGTGCCGACTGTAAACGGAACAAGC ATCCGCGATGGGCTTCCTGGAATCTCGGTGTCTTTGTTTGTATTCGGTGCTCTGGCATTCACCGCGGTATGGGCACGCATATCAGCCGAGTCAAGTCCGTGGATCTCGATGCGTGGACCGATGAACAACTTCAGAGTGTTGTGAGATGGGGCAATGGCAGAGCCAACAA ATACTGGGAAGCGAAACTGGCACCCGGCCATGTTCCCTCCGATGC AAAGATCGAGAACTTCATTCGGACGAAGTACGAGAGCAAGCGGTGGGTAATGGACGGTGAGATGCCGGACCCCTCGGCCCTGGATGACAGCGATGACGGCGATGACGATGTG CCTCTTGCTGTTGTACAGGAGAAAGCAAAGATTGAACGTTCTGCTTCGAAAAGAGTCACCACTGCCAATCAGCCCCCGGTACACCGTCAACAAGCCTCGATTGATCTGTTCGGCGACGAAATCTCTCCCCCAAATCGCCCTAGCACGACCGAACCTCCTCCTCGTGCGCCACCGCGACAAGCACAACCTGCACCGGTCAAGACTCACAAGCCCAATGATTCATTGTTAGGTCTCGACTTCTTCGGTAGTACCCAGCCTTCAACTGGCAGTCGCCCGTCTAGCACAGCATCCACACCGGCAGCACCAGCTGGAATGTCTCGGCCAGACCTCAAACAATCGATATTATCATTGTATTCGAAGCCCCAGCCGACACAGCTCGTGCAGCACCAGCGGGTCAACTCCTTCGGTGACATGGCCTCGCCCCCTGCCCCCTCCGCTTCGTCTCATATGGGGGGTCTGACGGACGCCTTCAGTGGACTGAGCTTCCCAACCACCACTTCCCCTCCGCTCCCCAAACCGGCTGAGAAGTCAACGGCATTCTCCAATCTCTCATCTTTCGGTGGCGCCAAATCGACCCCTGCTGCCCCGAAGATCACATCGCCATCGGGGTCTGCGGGCGGCGGCTTCTTTGATAACTTCACCTCACCGAACTTATCGGCCCCGAGGTCCCAGTCCCGAACGACGTCCGTCTCCTCTACTGGGCAGGATTTCGGATTCGGTGGATTTACTTCCCCGGCTGTCAAGCCCAACCCTCCATCCTCGTCCCTGTCAAATGACCTGTTCGGGTTTTCTTCGCCCCGTCCTGCATCCACCTCAACGATCTCGCCCCCAAAGTCTACTGCAACCTCTCAGCAGGAAATGACATCTGCATTTAATATTTCTGCTCCCCCGATGCAGCCTTCTGCCCCTCTCAAGGCGCCAGTCACCAGCGCTGCAAACGCAGCAGCAGCCAGCATGATGTCTGGAAGCCTTGATCCATGGGGTGGGAACGCATGGAGTACGCCCGATCCGGCTTCATCGCCTGGCCCTGCCGCATTCTCGCCTGCATCCATGATGAAGGTCCCTGACACATTGACCCCAAATGACGTGGGCCACGGTTGGGGCGCGCCCAGTGCATCTTCTAAGCCCGCACCCGCAGTGGCAGCGGACGAGGACTTTGGTGGTTGGACTAGCGCTGCCCCAGTTTCCAACACAACGAATAGCACCAAATCTGGTGGATTTGGTGGATCTGACGACCTCTTCTCTAACGTTTGGGAGTAG
- a CDS encoding Integral membrane protein, putative, whose amino-acid sequence MTTLSTSRGRQALAVSIVFTTIATFITAVRVFTRAFLVKQMGADDYVILLSLAFSWIFFGLMVGEVYHGMGEHYTSIPAPIFKAQMICFWASVPIYQTSLISTKMSILLQYKRVFSTSRMRLACWIMISVLGLYGTWTIISAWANCVPLAKFWDPTIPGFCLNKKALWFSNSAIHILTDLFILVYPMPVLKSLQLPQKQKFALMAIFALGGFVLITSILRLKSLLVISNSDDPTYDNVGAATWSAIECNVAIICACLPGTRAFLSKILPHIFSTRSNGYRSITTRPSQNGRNPSAGNGNMQVLASIVGGPDHSSGYIHDLEELSPSGSFKSYTMKTTREAFAGIKVTTNVTQERTSHSKIAFVDDA is encoded by the exons ATGACTACTTTATCAACATCCCGCGGCCGTCAGGCCCTCGCTGTCAGCATTGTATTCACGACTATAGCGACATTCATTACTGCCGTCCGTGTATTCACACGAGCGTTTCTCGTCAAGCAGATGGGAGCTGACGACTATGTCATCCTACTCTCTCTGGCCTTCTCATGGATCTTCTTCGGCCTGATGGTAGGAGAAGTCTACCATGGCATGGGCGAGCACTATACCTCTATCCCCGCCCCAATCTTCAAGGCCCAAATGATC TGTTTCTGGGCTTCAGTTCCCATATACCAAACAAGCCTCATCAGCACAAAGATGTCAATCCTTCTCCAATACAAACGAGTGTTCTCCACATCACGCATGCGTCTGGCATGTTGGATCATGATTAGTGTTCTAGGTCTCTATGGAACCTGGACTATCATTAGCGCTTGGGCAAATTGTGTTCCTCTCGCCAAATTCTGGGATCCAACTATCCCCGGCTTTTGTTTAAACAAGAAAGCCTTGTGGTTTTCCAACTCGGCCATCCACATTCTGACCGATCTTTTCATTCTCGTATACCCAATGCCGGTCCTGAAATCGCTGCAATTACCCCAGAAGCAAAAGTTCGCTCTCATGGCTATCTTCGCGCTAGGCGGATT CGTCTTGATCACAAGTATCCTCCGTCTCAAGTCTCTCCTCGTCATCTCCAACTCAGACGACCCAACCT ACGATAACGTCGGGGCAGCAACCTGGTCCGCCATCGAGTGTAACGTGGCAATTATCTGCGCCTGTTTACCAGGTACACGCGCCTTTCTCTCCAAGATCCTGCCGCACATCTTCTCCACCCGAAGTAACGGCTACCGCAGCATCACGACTCGACCTTCGCAAAATGGCCGCAATCCCTCCGCAGGCAACGGTAACATGCAGGTCCTTGCCTCTATCGTCGGCGGGCCTGATCACAGCTCGGGCTATATCCACGATCTGGAAGAGCTGTCGCCGTCCGGCTCGTTCAAGAGCTACACTATGAAGACTACAAGGGAAGCCTTTGCGGGCATTAAGGTTACGACAAATGTTACGCAGGAGCGGACCTCGCACTCCAAGATAGCTTTTGTTGATGATGCGTGA